A DNA window from Bos javanicus breed banteng chromosome 10, ARS-OSU_banteng_1.0, whole genome shotgun sequence contains the following coding sequences:
- the LOC133256169 gene encoding ribosomal protein eL22-like produces the protein MVPKKDKKPKKSTWKFNLDLTHPVEDGIFDLGNFEQFLWEKVKVNGKTVNLGNVVHIERFKNKIIVISEKQFSKRYLKYLTKKYLKKNNLRDWLRVVASDKETYELRYFHISQDEDESESED, from the coding sequence ATGGTGCCGAAGAAAGACAAGAAGCCTAAGAAGTCAACCTGGAAGTTTAATTTGGATCTTACTCATCCAGTAGAAGATGGAATTTTTGATTTGGGAAATTTTGAACAGTTTCTGTGGGAGAAGGTTAAAGTGAATGGAAAAACTGTAAATCTTGGGAATGTCGTTCACATTGAACGCTTCAAGAATAAAATCATAGTCATTTCTGAGAAGCAGTTCTCTAAAAGGTATTTGAAGTACCTTACCAAAAAATACCTTAAAAAGAACAATCTTCGTGATTGGCTTCGTGTGGTTGCATCTGACAAGGAGACTTATGAGCTTCGTTACTTCCATATTAGTCAAGATGAAGATGAATCTGAGTCTGAGGACTAG